The DNA sequence GTCACCCCACCAGACTACCCGGCGCGCACGGCGGCCGACGGCGGGGAGGATGCCGGGGCCGTCACCGCGCTCGCACGACGCGGCGCTCGTCCCACACCGGCTCGTCGGCCTCGTACACCCGACCGTCGGACCCGAACACGAGGAACCGGTCGAACGATCTCGCGAACCACCGGTCGTGCGTCACGGCCAGCACCGTCCCCTCGAACCGGGTCAGGGCGTCTTCCAGCGCCTCGGCCGATTCCAGGTCGAGGTTGTCGGTGGGCTCGTCGAGCAGCAGCAGCGTCGCCCCCGAGAGCTCGAGCAGCAGCACCTGGAACCGTGCCTGCTGCCCGCCGGACAGCGACTCGAACGTCTGCTGCGCCTGCCGCACGAGACCGTACCGGTCGAGCGCCGAGCTCGCGGCATCCCGCGGCATCCCCGCCCGTCGCTCGTCGCCGCGGTGCAGGATCTCCAGCAGGGTGCGCCCGACGAACTCGGGGTGGGCGTGCGTCTGCGCGAACAGGCCGGGCACGACGCGCGCGCCGAGGACCGCCGCTCCGGTGTGGGCGACCTCCGACAGCTGCTCGGCGGTCGAGGTGACGTGTCCGAGACTCGGGTCGGGGTCGCTGCCGCCGCGCGCGAGCAGCCGCAGGAAGTGCGACTTCCCGGAGCCGTTCGACCCGAGCACGGCGACCCGGTCGCCGTACCAGACCTCGACGTCGAAGGGCTGCATGAGCCCGGTCAGCTCGAGCCGGTCGGCGACGACCGCGCGCTTGCCCGTGCGCGAGCCGCGCAGCCGCATGTCGAAGTCCTGCGCGGGCGGGCGCTCCTGCGGCGGGCCCGCGTCCTCGAACCGGCGGAGACGCGTCTGCGCCGCCTGATATCGCGACGCGAAGCCGTCGTTCGCCGACGCTTTCACCTTCAGCGTCGCGACGAGAACGAGCAGCTTCTCGTGCTGCTCGTCCCACCGCCGGCGCAGCTCGTCGAGGCGATCCATCCGGTCGGTGCGCGCCTGGTGGTAGGTGGCGAACCCCCCGCCGTGCACCCACGCCGTCGCACCGGCCCCACCCGGTTCGAGCGTGACCAGGCGGTCGACGGCTCGGGCGAGCAGCTCGCGGTCGTGCGACACGAGCAGCACGGTCTTCGGCGTCTGCCGCAGCTGTTCCTCGAGCCAGCGCTTGGTCGGCACGTCGAGGTAGTTGTCCGGCTCGTCGAGCAGCAGCACCTCGTCCGGGCCGCGCAGCAGCGCTTCGAGCGCGAGCCGCTTCTGCTCTCCGCCCGAGAGCGTGGTCAGCTCGCGGTAGCGCGCCCGGTCGTACGGCACGCCGAGAGCGGCCACGGTGCACTGATCCCAGACGGTCTCGTGCTCGTACCCGCCGGCGTCGGCGTACTCGGCGATCGCCGCCGCGTAGGCCATCTGCGTGTCGTGCTCGTCGCGCTCGATCAGCGCGGTCTCGGCCGCCTCGAGCGACTGCGCTGCGTGCCGGATGCGGGCCGGCGCGACGCGCACGAGCAGGTCGTGCACGGTCTCCCCCGCCTCGCCGTGGCCCACGAACTGGTCCATGACGCCGAGGCCGCCGTCGATGGTCACCACTCCGGCATCCGCCGCCTGATCGCCTCGGATGATCCGCAGCAGCGTGGTCTTGCCCGCCCCGTTGGGCCCGATCAGCGCGCTCGTCGACCCGGAGCCGACGCGGAACGTCACCTCGTCGAGCAGCGGTCTCCCGTCGGGCAGAGTCAGCGAGACCCCTGCGATGTCGATGTATCCCACGGTGCGGGCCGTCCTTCCGCCCGCCTGGCGAGCCGACCAGAATATCAGGCGGGCGACGCCCCGACGGTCACACCGTGCTCGCGACCACCTGCACGGCCTCGGTGCGCGGCGACGTCGGCAGGTACATCCGGAACTCCGTGCCGACGCCCTCCTTGCTCGTGACGTCCATCGACCCGCCGTGCGCGAGCACGATCGCCCGCGTGATCGTGAGCCCCAGGCCCACCCCGGGCACAGCGTTGCGCGTCGCCGTCGATGCGCGGAAGAAGCGGGTGAACAGCATCCCCTGCTCGTCTTCGGGGATGCCGAGGCCCGTGTCGCGGACGGCCAGCTCGACGCCCCCGTCGCGCGGCCGGACGGCCGCCGTGACCCGACCGCCCGACGGCGTGAACTTGATCGCGTTGGAGAGCAGGTTGTCGAGGGCCTGCCCGATGCGGCCGGGATCGGCGACCACGCGAACCGGTGTCGACGGGGTCTCCGCCACGAGCTCGACGCCCTCGCGCTGCGCGTGCGGCCCCGACGACGTCACCGCGTTGCGCACGATCTCGGCGAGGTCGATCTCGGAGCGATCCAGCGGGAACCGCCCCGACTCGACCTGGGCGGTGAAGAGCAGGTCGCCGACGAGGGTCAGCAGCCGCTGCGCGTTGCGCTCGATGATGCCGACGAACTCCTCCTGCTCCTCGGAGAGCGGCTGACCCGGATCGTTGCGCAACAGGTCGAGGAATCCGATGATCGCGCTCAGCGGAGTCCGCAGTTCGTGCGAGATCATCCCGACGAACTCGTCCTTCATGCGCGCGACCTCGACGGCACGCGTCTCGTCGGTCAGCACGAGCAGGTACCCCTGGGTCTCGCCGGTCGCGTCCCGACGCGGGCTGATGGTGACGCGGGCGGGCACGACGGTGCCGCCGGCCGTCGTGACGTCGACGTCGCCCTCGACGCTGCGCTCGGCCTCGGCCCGTGCGAAGAGCGCCTTGAGGCCCGACGGGAGGTCGGCTCCCGCCGCCGCGCACGGGGCGTCGCCGACCAGCTGCGTCAGCGCAGACACGGTGAAGAAGCGGTCGACGCGCACGTCGTCCAGCGCTTCCTCCACCGACAGGCCGAGCAGCCGCACCGCTCCGGGGTTCCACTCCGTGATGCGTCCGGTCAGGTCGACCGCCACGACCGCCTGCACCGTGATCGACGCCCACAGGCTCTGGAAGGAGTCGAGCAGCTGTCGGTACTCCCGCTCCTTCTCCTGCAGTCTCTCGAGCACCACCACGTTCTCGCTGAGGGCCGAGGTGCGTTCGGCCACGAGCAGCTCCGCCTGCCGTACGCGGAGGCGCTGCTGGCGGGAGAGCTCGTTGACGACGGCGGCGAGCGCGGAGAAGACGAGCGGGCCCACGACGCCGCGCAGCCACTCGACCGAGCTGCCTGGCGGCTCCGTGATGTACGGCATGAGCAGGGCGAAGGAGGTCAGCGCACCCACCGCGAAGACGTAGCGGATGCCGGGGGCCGCGGCGATCCACACCACCGGCAGCAGCACGAGCGAGGTGAACACCGACGTCGGCCCGCCCGTGCCCGCACGGAAGAGGCCCAGTCCGATGATGTCGATCATCGGGATGACGAGCACGATCCAGCCGTCGTAGACGCGGCGGGCGCTGAGGATGCCGGCGTGCACGGTCGCGAACAGCACGAGCAGCAGCCCGGCGAGGGCGGCGTTGAAGTCGGAGAACGGCAGCTCGGGGTAGAGCCACGTGAACAGGGCGGCGAGCGCGGCCGCGATCGCCGTGGGCGCCTGCTTGATCAGGGGGCTCGGGTTGTCGAAGATGCCGTACCAGCTGTTCTCCGCGCGGCGGAGAGGCGTCGCGTTCACCGCGCGATCCCGCGGAGGATGCCGCGCAGATCGGCTCCGACGATCGGCTTCGGCAGCGCAGCATCCGCCTCCGGGTAGTCCGTCGCGTCGAGCACCGAGCTCACGATGAGGAAGCAGTCGGGGAACCGCGTGCGCACGAGTCGCGCGCACTCGGTGCCCGTGATGCCGGGAAGGAGCAGATCGACGACGGCGACGACGGGCGAGATGCCGTCGAACGCGCTGATCGCGCTCTCGGCATCCGCCGCGGCGAAGACGTCGAATCCCTCCCGGTCGAGGTGGCGGCGCAGGAGTTCCGTCTGGTCGGCGCTGTCCTCGACCACGAGCGCGAGCGGCCGCCCGCTCATCACAGGAGCAGCTCTCGCACGATCACGACGACCACGACGACGGCCAGCGAGAGGAGCGCCTGCCAGACGAGGCGTCGCTCGCGCCGGGCATCCGTCGCGATCTCCTGTTCCTCGTCGGCGCGCGGCAGTGCTTCGCTCATGACTCGACCCGTCCGACCTTCTCGGTCTTGATCCAGGCGGCGTCGGCGCGACGCCACTCCTTGATGTAGGAGTCCACGGTGATGGCGCACAGCAGGGAGCCGTACCCGCAGACGTAGAGCAGGAGGCCGGCGAAGAAGCGCCCGCCGGGAAGCTTCTCGACCACGCGGGCGAGCCAGATGCCGAGCATCGAGATCGGCCCCCACAGATAGAAGCCGATCGCCCAGAGGATGCGCGTCTCGTCGTTAAGCGGCAGTCCGAGGGCGGCGAGCCCGTCCTCGAAGAGTTGCGGGAACAGGGCGATCGCCATGAGGAGCAGGGCCCCGAGCCCGGGGAACATGAGCGCCTCGCGCCACGACTGGCGGCCGATCCGCGGATCGAGCTGCACGGCGAAGAGCATCGAGAACAGGTAGATGCACGCGGCGGAGATCCACATGAAGCGGAACACGAACTCCGCGATGTCGCTGTGCAGGAGCAGCAGGGCGAGCATTCCGGCCGCTGCGAGGAGCATGAAGGCCGGCAGGAGCAGGATCGTGAACCAGGCGAGGCCGAACGCGAAGCTGCCGAGGTTGTGCTGATCGCTGGGACGGAACCAGAGCCTCTTGTAGATCGACGTGAGCTGCACGTTCCCCCGCGCCCACCGCAGGCGCTGCTTCCAGAGCGAGTCGATCGTGCGCGGTTCCTCCGCGAGCACGACAGCGTGCGGCTCGAACACCATGCGGCGTCCTTTGAGCTGCCCCTCGAACGTCGTCATGGTGTCTTCGGCGAGCGTGCCGGTGGGGATGCGCCCGCCGATGGCCTCGAGGTTCGCCCGAGAGTGCAGCTGCGCTCCCCCGGCGAGGCACGCGATCGCGCCCCCGACGTTCTGCGTGCGGCGTGCCGACAGCTGCCCGATGACGTACTCGATCGCGATGAACCGGGTGAGGTAGTTGCGGTCGCGACTGCCCTCGGCGATGTACGCGGTGACCGCGCCGACCTTCTCGTCGGCGAGGTGGCGACTGAGCTTGCGCAGCGAGTCGCGTGCGAAGATCACGTCGGCGTCCATGATGAGCACGGCCTCGGTCCACTCGTCCGCGAGCACGACGTCGAGCCCGTGGTTGAGCGTGTGCGCCTTGCCCTGCCCGCCCTGCTCGCGCCGCAGGTGCACCACGCGTCCGGGGTGCGCCTCGATCTTGGCCGCCACGACCGCGGGGGTGTCGTCGGTCGAGGCGTCGTCGATCACGAAGACCCGGAGGCGGTCGGCGGGGTATTCGAGCTGCAGGAGCCTCTCGATCGCGGGGCCGAGCACGAGCGCCTCGTTCCAGGCGGGGATCAGGACGGCGATGCGCGGATGGTGCGGAGCGGCCTTGCCGTAGTGGTTGCGGAACGCGTGCACGGGCAGGAGCAGGAACTGCAGCCCGGTGTTGATCACGGGCAGCGTCCCGACCAGGACGCACAGGATGAGCACGACGACCAGCGCGGTCTCGGCACCGGTGAGCACGGGCATCAGAGGCTCCGACCGTCGAGAAGGGCGACGACGCGGTCGTAGCGGCCGACGTCCGAGGCCTCATGGCTGTCGGTCGACGCGACGACGACGGCTCCGGCATCCCGCAGCGCATCGAGCAGCGCGCCGCCCGGGCAGCCCCACTTCTCGTTGACCTCGACGAGCGTGTCCGTCTCGGCTGCGGTGCGGGCCCAGCTGGCGATCCGCTCGGGGCCGAGGTCGTCCTCGACCAGGCCGATCTTCGGCAGGATCGAGAAGCAGTGCGCGAGCTGATTGCCCGGATACCGCGTCATCGAGGCGTTCAGCGCGGTCACCAGCTGGTCGAGGACGTCGTCCGTCGCCCATCCGGCGGCGATCCGCTCGCGCACCGCGGTCGGTCCGAGCGGGCCGTCGTCTCCCGGGAACTGGTGGTCGGCGATGAGGATGCGGTCGATCCCTGGCGGGAGCACGGGGATGTCGAGCTCGCCAGAGACGTCGAGGATCTTCGCCTCCACGCCGGTGAGCACCGTGAGCCCGTCCGGCACCTGCAGCCCTCGCACGGCCGCGAGGTACTCGGGGACCCAGGCGGTGTCGCTGCGCACGTGGTCGACGAGCCGGAGCGTCGTCAGCCCCCGTTCGGCACCCGCCGCGACGTTCTCCTCGAGGGTCGACACGGCGTCGTCGGAGAACGTGGAGTGCACGTGGTGGTCGCCGCGCAGCAGGTCGTGGCTCACAGTTCGTCCTGATGACCGGCGTGCTCGGAGACGAGCACCTCGTCGACCTCGACGATGATGTCTTCGAGGAAGCGCACCGAGGCGAGTTCGCGGAACGGCACGGATGCGGGGATGTCGACGCCGAGGAACAGATCGGCCACGAGCGAGGGGATGTCGACGCCCGCCGCGATCGTGAGCGGCAGGGCACCGGGGAACCGCGGATTCACCTCGAGCAGCATCGCGCGCCCGGAACGGTCGCGCCGCAGCTGCACGTTCGCGACGCCGACGAGTCCGATCGCCGATGCGACGGCCGCGGCGGTCTGCTCCAGCTCCTCGTCGTGCACCGTGCGGCCGGCGATGGCGACACCCGAGTCCACGCGAGCGCGGGTGCGCGGTACAGCGGCCACCACGCGGCCCGAGGCGTCGGCGAGCACATCCACCGAGTACTCCTCGCCGGGGAGGAACTCCTGCACGATCAGCCCCTCGTCGACCGGCAGCGCTTCGAGCGCCGCGCGGTCGGGGACGAGACGGATGCCGCGGCTCCCCGCCCCCTGGCGAGGTTTGGCGAACACCGGGAACTCCCACTCGGCGGCCAGCGCCTCGGGCCCTGCGAGGAGCGTCCGCGGGCTGCGTCCGGTCGATGCGCACCGCTCCGCGAGGACGTACTTGTCGAGCGCGGCGTGCAGCGTGTCCTCCGAGGGCGCGGCGAGCACCGCCGGGGCGAGCTCGTCCCGGCGCCCGGCGAGCGCCACGAGCTCGACGTCGACCGTGGAGACCACGAGGTCGAGCCGATCGTCGCGCACCATCTGCGCGATCGCCGGGACGAAGTCGTCGGCCCGGCCGGGCGGCACGAGCCGTCGCTGCTCGGGTGGGACGAGATAGATGCCGCTGGCCCAGCCGTCCATGTCGGCGGCGAACACCGTGAGGTCGTCGCGGCGCAGCAGCGAGCGGATCACGGCGACGCCGGCGGGACCGCCGGCGCCGGTGACGAGGATGCGGGCGGCCATCAGCCCTCCTGCCTGGTGAGCTCGTGGGCGCCGATGAACTCGGCGGTCTCACGCACGACTTCGAGCGGCTCGACGGCCGCTCCCCCGCCGAAGCGCGACCAGTACCGTGCCGTCGCGGTGACGAAGCCGGGGTCGAGGTAGTCGCGCGTCGCGGTCTGCGAGGCGAAGCACTCGAGCAGCTGCAGCTTCTCGCCGAGGTAGTCGTCGATGCGCACGAACCGGGTCGGACGGAAGTCGATGGTGGCGGACGGGCTCTGGTAGCACGCGACCGTGCCGACCTTGCGGGTCGCGACGAGCGTCGCCTCGCTCACGGCACGGTGGTCCTGGTGACGGTCGTGCTCGGAGTGCGTGTAGACGATGGTCGGCTGGATCTCGTTGACCACTTCCTCGATCAGGCGCACGGTCGTCCCGCCGCCGGAGATCTCGGTGTCGATGAGGTCCTTGAGGAACAGGCGGGCGCCGAGCCGATCGGCCGAGGCGAGCGACTCGTGCTGCCGACTGTCGGCGTCTCCTCCGCGCGAGCCGCGCGACAGCGTGAGGATCGTGACCGAGTCGCCGGCGCGGGAGTGCGCGGCGAGGATCCCGCCGACCCCGATCTCGACGTCGTCGGGGTGCGCGCCGATCGCCAGCACGACCTGCTTCGCACGGCTGGCGGTCCGTCGAGCGCGACCCTCCGCAGCGAGACGGGTGACGGCCTCCACGAGCCGCACGTTGTCGAGGGGCTTGGTGAGGAACTCGTCGGCCTGGGCGCGGAGCGCCGAGACGGCGTACTCGACCGAGACGTGGGCGGTCATCACGACCACGGGCACGACGGGGTCACGGCGACGCAGCTCCGCGACGAGTTCGAGGCCGTCGAGGCCGGGCATCTCGATGTCGGTGACGACCACGTCGGGTTCGAACTCGGCGATGCGCTCGACGGCGGTCAGCCCGTCGCCGGCGGTGAGCACGACGCAGCCCGCCCGGCGTTCGAGCACGGTCTTGACCAGCAGGGCGACGTCGGGGTCGTCGTCGACGACGAGGACGCGGGGTGCATCGTCAGACATATGCGGCTCTCCATGGGGATGTCCCCCTGCCGGCGGGGACCGGCGATGCGCCACCGGAGGCCTTCTCCACCGGGAGCCCGAGGGAAGTCGAGCGAGTATCCCTAAATATTGGCATATGGCAGACGTGGGAGCGCTACCGCATCGCCGCGTGCTGCTCCGTTCGAGGAGGGATCAGGATGCCGCTCGCGCAGCGCGCTTCTCCTGCTGGTAGACCCGGATCGCCTCGTACCGCTCCGCGGACCGCGCGCGGCGCTTGTCCGCCTCCTGCTCGCGGTTCTTGGGAGGGGCCGGAGTCACGAGACCGTCGATGAGCTCCCTCGTCGCGCGGGCGATCTCCTCCACCGCACGATCGAACACCTCCCGGTTGGCCCGGGACGGGGCGTTCGACCCCGAGACCTTGCGGACGAACTGCAGCGCGGCGTCATGGCACTCGTCGTCGGTGGCGGCCGGTTCGAGGTTGTTCAGCGGAACGATGTTGCGGCACATACCGGCACGGTACGCCGCGCCGCCGACATGCGGAAGGGGCGGATGCCGCAGCATCCGCCCCTTCCGATGAACCGTCGTCGGTGCGCGCTCAGCGCTTGTAGTTCGGCGCCTCGACGACGATCTGCACGTCGTGCGGGTGCGATTCCTTGAGTCCGGCGGCGGTGATGCGCACGAAGCGTCCGCGCTGCTTGAGCTCCTCGATCGTGCGGGCGCCGACGTAGAACATCGACTGCCGCAGGCCGCCGACCAGCTGGTACGCCACGGCCGAGACCGGGCCGCGGTAGGGCACCTGGCCCTCGATGCCCTCGGGGATCAGCTTGTCGTCGCTCGGCACGTCGGCCTGGAAGTATCGGTCCTTCGAGTACGAGGTCTGCTTGCCGCGGGTCTGCATCGCGCCCAGCGACCCCATGCCGCGGTACTGCTTGAACTGCTTGCCCGACTGGAACACGATCTCGCCCGGCGACTCGTCGGTGCCGGCCAGCAGGGAGCCGAGCATCACGGCGTCGGCACCGGCGACGAGGGCCTTTGCGATGTCGCCCGAGTACTGCAGGCCGCCGTCGGCGATGACCGGGATGCCGGCGGGGCCGGCCGCCAGCGACGCCTCGTACACCGCGGTGACCTGCGGAACGCCGACGCCCGCGACGACGCGCGTGGTGCAGATCGAACCGGGGCCGACGCCGACCTTGACGGCATCCACGCCCGCGTCGACGAGCGCCTGCGCGCCCTCGCGGGTCGCGACGTTGCCGCCGATCACGTCGATGTGGGCGAAGCTCTCGTCGGCCTTGAGGCGCTTCACGAGATCGATCACACCCTGCGACTGACCGTTGGCGGTGTCGACGACGAGCACGTCGACACCGGCGTCGCGCAGTGCCTCGGCGCGCTCCCACGCGTCGCCGAAGAAGCCGATGGCCGCGCCGACGCGCAGACGCCCCTGGTCGTCCTTGGTGGCGAGCGGGTACTTCTCGCTCTTGTCGAAGTCCTTGATGGTGATGAGTCCGGCGAGCTTGCCGTCGTCGTCGATGAGGGGGAGCTTCTCGACGCGGTGCTTCGCGAACAGCGCGATGACCTCGCCCGCCGCGACGCCGACGCGGGCCGTCACGAGGCCCTCGGAGGTCATGACGTCCTTCACGAACGTCGTCTGGCGCTCGAAGCCCGAGACGAAGCGCATGTCGCGGTTGGTGACGATGCCCACCAGACGGCCGTCCTCGTCGACCACGGGCAGGCCGGAGATGCGGTACTTGGCGCACAGCGCGTCGACCTCTTCGACCGTGGCGTCGGCGGTGGTCGTGATCGGGTCGGTGATCATGCCGGACTCGCTGCGCTTCACGCGGTCGACGTGCGCGGCCTGGTCGGCGATCGAGAGGTTGCGGTGCAGGATGCCGATGCCGCCCTCGCGCGCCATGGCGATGGCCATGCGCGACTCGGTGACGGTGTCCATGGCGCTGGAGAGCAGCGGGGTGGCGACCGAGATCCGGCGCGTGATCCGCGACGAGGTGTCCGCCTCGCTGGGGATGACGTCGGTGTGCCCCGGGAGGAGCAGCACATCGTCGTAAGTGAGTCCGACGAATCCGAAGGGGTCGTGCTGATCCATGGATGCTCCTCCTGGGCGCTGACTGGCGAGAGTGGTACCAATTCTAAGCGTCGGACGGCTGGAGAAATTCCCGGTGACGGCGGCGACGAGGGTCATCCGGCCGCTCGTGGCGGTCGTCGGGCATGCACCTTCGTGATGAGATCGTGCTCACCGTGAGCAGATCGTGCCTTGGTCGAAACAGAGCCGACACATTACGCTCATACCGTCGTACATCAAGGCCGATGAACACCCTGTCTTGGTCTGTGTACTGGACTGGGAGGTTCTGTGAGTCCGACGATCTCGGCGAAGCGAAGCGGAACGCGATGGGTCATCCCCCTTCTCGCGTCGCTCCTCGCCCTTGCATTCCTGTGGCTGCAGCCACCCGCCTCGGCCTCCGCGGAGGAGACCGACGACGGTCAGGAGATCACCGATTTCTACTTCGCCGGCGTGATCACGTTCGATGACCAGCCCGTGGAGGGCGTGGTCATGACGATCGAGGGCAAGGGCTTCGAAGGCGAGACCGAGACCGACGCCGAGGGCAAGTGGCGCCTGTACGTCCCCGAGAAGGAGAAGTACACGCTCACGGTCGACGAGGACACGCTCCCCGACGGGGTGATCGTCGACGCGGCCCAGCTGCCGGAGGGCACGCAGCCCATCGCGGGCACGACCGCGTCGTTCGAGGTCGAGTTCGGCCTCACCGGCACGAAGATCACGAACCTCTTCCTCGGCGAGGGGCAGCGGGTCACCGTCACCTTCATCGACCAGCTCCTCTCCCGCCTCGTCGGCGGGCTCAACTTCGGCCTCCTGCTCGCACTCGCGTCGATGGGTGCGGCCCTGATCTACGGCACCACCCGCCTGTCGAACTTCGCGCACGCCGAGATGGTCACGTGGGGCGGCCTGGTCGCCCTGGTCACCACGAGCTTCTGGCACCTGCCGCTGTGGCTCGGCATCGCGGCGGCGGTGATCGGAGGAGGTCTCTTCGGCTGGGCGATGGATGCCGGGCTGTGGCGTCCGCTGCGACGACGTGGACTCGGCGTCGTGCAGCTCATGATCGTCAGCATCGGACTCTCGCTCGCCCTCCGCTACGTCTTCCAGTACTTCATCGGCGGCGGCACGCGGCAGCTGCCCGGGGCGAGCCCCACGCCGATCCAGTTCGGGCCGATCTCGCTGTCGTACATCGACATGATCGCGATGTCGGTGAGCATCGTCGTGATCCTCGGGGTCGCGTGGTTCCTCACCCGCACCCGCATCGGCAAGGCCACACGCGCCATCTCCGACAACCCGCAGCTCGCCGCGGCATCCGGAATCGACGTCGACCGCGTGATCCGCATCGTGTGGATCCTCGCGGGTGTGCTCGCGGCGATCTCCGGCATCCTCTGGGCGTACTTCCGCCCCGGCGTGAAGTGGGACATGGGCATGCAGATGCTGCTGCTCATCTTCGCCGCCATCACGCTCGGCGGTCTCGGCACCGCCTTCGGCGCTCTCGTCGGATCGCTCATCGTCGGGATCGCGGTCGAGGTCTCGACCCTGTGGATCCCGTCGGACCTCAAGTACGCCAGCGCGCTGGTCGTCCTCATCGTCATCCTCCTGGTGAGGCCGCAGGGTCTGCTCGGACGCAAGGAAAGGTTGGGCTGACGATGGACTTCGGAAGCATCTTCTCCAACACCGCGGTCTACCTCTTCAGCCCGGTCACGATCGCCTACGCGCTCGCGGCGACCGGCCTCGCGGTGCACTTCGGCTACGCCGGTCTGCTGAACTTCGGCATGGCGGCGTTCATGGCGGTCGGCGGCTACGGCTACGCGATCTCCGTGCTCTCCTTCGGCCTCCCGTGGTGGGTCGGAATGCTCATCGGGCTCGGCGGCGGAGCGCTGTTCGCGGTGCTCCTGGGCATCCCGACGCTGCGACTGAGAGCCGACTACCTCGCCATCGCGACCATCGCGGCGGGTGAGATCGTGCGTCTGCTGTTCACGACGCAGCTGTTCGACGAGTTCACCAACTCGGCCGACGGCCTCGCCCAGTACAACGGCGGGTTCCGCGACGCGAACCCCTTCCCCACCGGAACGTACGGCTTCGGACCGTGGACCTACACGGCGAACGACCTGTGGAACCGCGTGTTCGGCGTGATCGTGCTGGCTCTCGCCGTGCTCGTCGTCTGGGCGCTCATGCGCAGCCCGTGGGGCCGCGTGCTCAAGGGCATCCGCGAGGACGAGGACGCCGTGCGGTCGCTCGGCAAGAACGTGTTCGCCTACAAGATGCAGGCCCTGGTGGTCGGCGGCATCATCGGCGCGGCGGGCGGCATCGTGTTCGTCCTTCCCTCCGCCGTGGTGCCGGGCAGCTACACGACCTCGCTCACCTTCTTCCTGTGGACGGTGCTCCTGCTCGGCGGTGCCGCGACGGTCTTCGGGCCGACGCTGGGCGCCATCCTGTTCTGGGTCGTGTTCGCCTTCCTCGCGAACCTGCTCCCGGCCATGGCCAAGGCGGACCTCCTGCCCATGTCCGACAGCCAGGCGTCGACGCTGGTGTTCATCTTCGTCGGCATCGCCCTCATGCTGCTCGTGATCTTCCGCCCGCAGGGCATCCTCGGAGACAAGAGGGAGATGACCTTTGTCAAATGAACTGACCCCCGACGCCGGCGCCGAATCGGCCCCCGCGACGGGAAGCGTCCGACGTCCGAAGACGACCGGCCTCACGAAGGGCCCGGCCGCCCCCGGCGTCGCCAAGGTCGACCCCATCCTCGTGGTGGATGCCGTGCAGCGCCGCTTCGGCGGCCTCACCGCGGTCGACGTCGATCACCTGGAGGTCCCGCGCGGAGCCATCACCGCGCTGATCGGCCCGAACGGCGCCGGCAAGACGACGCTGTTCAACCTGCTCTGCGGCTTCGACAAGCCCAACAGCGGTTCGTGGTCGTTCGACGGCAAGAACCTGTCCGGCGTGCCGTCGTTCAAGGTCGCCCGCATGGGCCAGGTGCGCACGTTCCAGCTCACGAAGTCCCTGTCGCTGCTCACGGTGCTCGAGAACATGAAGCTCGGCGCCCCGGGTCAGCGGGGCGAGGGCTTCTGGTCGAGCCTCTTCCCGTTCCTGTGGCGCAAGCAGGACAAGGAGATCGAGGTCAAGGCGCGCGAGCTGCTCAGGCGCTTCAAGCTCGACGCCAAGGAGAAGGACTTCGCGGCAGCGCTCTCGGGCGGTCAGCGCAAGCTCCTCGAGATGGCCAGGGCGCTCATGAGCGACCCGACGCTGGTGATGCTCGACGAGCCGATGGCCGGCGTGAACCCGGCGCTCACGCAGTCGCTGCTCGATCACATCCTCGACCTCAAGGAGCAGGGCATGACCGTGCTGTTCGTCGAGCACGACATGCACATGGTGCGGCACATCGCCGACTGGGTGGTCGTGATGGCGGAGGGGCGCGTCGTCGCCGAGGGGCCGCCCGAGGAGGTCATGGAGGATCCGGCTGTCGTCGACGCGTACCTCGGTGCGCATCAGGACGTCGATCTCGGCGCCGTGACCGGCCGCATC is a window from the Microbacterium sp. LWO14-1.2 genome containing:
- a CDS encoding ATP-binding cassette domain-containing protein; protein product: MGYIDIAGVSLTLPDGRPLLDEVTFRVGSGSTSALIGPNGAGKTTLLRIIRGDQAADAGVVTIDGGLGVMDQFVGHGEAGETVHDLLVRVAPARIRHAAQSLEAAETALIERDEHDTQMAYAAAIAEYADAGGYEHETVWDQCTVAALGVPYDRARYRELTTLSGGEQKRLALEALLRGPDEVLLLDEPDNYLDVPTKRWLEEQLRQTPKTVLLVSHDRELLARAVDRLVTLEPGGAGATAWVHGGGFATYHQARTDRMDRLDELRRRWDEQHEKLLVLVATLKVKASANDGFASRYQAAQTRLRRFEDAGPPQERPPAQDFDMRLRGSRTGKRAVVADRLELTGLMQPFDVEVWYGDRVAVLGSNGSGKSHFLRLLARGGSDPDPSLGHVTSTAEQLSEVAHTGAAVLGARVVPGLFAQTHAHPEFVGRTLLEILHRGDERRAGMPRDAASSALDRYGLVRQAQQTFESLSGGQQARFQVLLLELSGATLLLLDEPTDNLDLESAEALEDALTRFEGTVLAVTHDRWFARSFDRFLVFGSDGRVYEADEPVWDERRVVRAR
- a CDS encoding ATP-binding protein: MNATPLRRAENSWYGIFDNPSPLIKQAPTAIAAALAALFTWLYPELPFSDFNAALAGLLLVLFATVHAGILSARRVYDGWIVLVIPMIDIIGLGLFRAGTGGPTSVFTSLVLLPVVWIAAAPGIRYVFAVGALTSFALLMPYITEPPGSSVEWLRGVVGPLVFSALAAVVNELSRQQRLRVRQAELLVAERTSALSENVVVLERLQEKEREYRQLLDSFQSLWASITVQAVVAVDLTGRITEWNPGAVRLLGLSVEEALDDVRVDRFFTVSALTQLVGDAPCAAAGADLPSGLKALFARAEAERSVEGDVDVTTAGGTVVPARVTISPRRDATGETQGYLLVLTDETRAVEVARMKDEFVGMISHELRTPLSAIIGFLDLLRNDPGQPLSEEQEEFVGIIERNAQRLLTLVGDLLFTAQVESGRFPLDRSEIDLAEIVRNAVTSSGPHAQREGVELVAETPSTPVRVVADPGRIGQALDNLLSNAIKFTPSGGRVTAAVRPRDGGVELAVRDTGLGIPEDEQGMLFTRFFRASTATRNAVPGVGLGLTITRAIVLAHGGSMDVTSKEGVGTEFRMYLPTSPRTEAVQVVASTV
- a CDS encoding response regulator yields the protein MSGRPLALVVEDSADQTELLRRHLDREGFDVFAAADAESAISAFDGISPVVAVVDLLLPGITGTECARLVRTRFPDCFLIVSSVLDATDYPEADAALPKPIVGADLRGILRGIAR
- a CDS encoding glycosyltransferase family 2 protein: MPVLTGAETALVVVLILCVLVGTLPVINTGLQFLLLPVHAFRNHYGKAAPHHPRIAVLIPAWNEALVLGPAIERLLQLEYPADRLRVFVIDDASTDDTPAVVAAKIEAHPGRVVHLRREQGGQGKAHTLNHGLDVVLADEWTEAVLIMDADVIFARDSLRKLSRHLADEKVGAVTAYIAEGSRDRNYLTRFIAIEYVIGQLSARRTQNVGGAIACLAGGAQLHSRANLEAIGGRIPTGTLAEDTMTTFEGQLKGRRMVFEPHAVVLAEEPRTIDSLWKQRLRWARGNVQLTSIYKRLWFRPSDQHNLGSFAFGLAWFTILLLPAFMLLAAAGMLALLLLHSDIAEFVFRFMWISAACIYLFSMLFAVQLDPRIGRQSWREALMFPGLGALLLMAIALFPQLFEDGLAALGLPLNDETRILWAIGFYLWGPISMLGIWLARVVEKLPGGRFFAGLLLYVCGYGSLLCAITVDSYIKEWRRADAAWIKTEKVGRVES
- a CDS encoding PHP domain-containing protein is translated as MSHDLLRGDHHVHSTFSDDAVSTLEENVAAGAERGLTTLRLVDHVRSDTAWVPEYLAAVRGLQVPDGLTVLTGVEAKILDVSGELDIPVLPPGIDRILIADHQFPGDDGPLGPTAVRERIAAGWATDDVLDQLVTALNASMTRYPGNQLAHCFSILPKIGLVEDDLGPERIASWARTAAETDTLVEVNEKWGCPGGALLDALRDAGAVVVASTDSHEASDVGRYDRVVALLDGRSL